A genomic region of Cuculus canorus isolate bCucCan1 chromosome 24, bCucCan1.pri, whole genome shotgun sequence contains the following coding sequences:
- the LRIF1 gene encoding ligand-dependent nuclear receptor-interacting factor 1 isoform X1, translating to MSRRAPRSREERPRRAAQFIAGCMYRVVQTTGPDGKNLLKLIPISKPTGSFVPIVQSSATPNNSKANISSPVHLTVETQLANTTAPSSVKIPIFPSPNSGKIILTKTLDTQESVRAGSEKESLVPKSAADSQSSCVSMDRLSVQSMAVTSSSDQHRTAYMLVNSKSLPIPAKSPVLPSGHHLQIPAEAEVKSVPASLLPPAIQQKILSAPATDVSGEADSTKPPTVIYVSPVNTVKTVFPKRFKAIRPKPATETSNPVMTATQRGNGSPEAATSDGQQCPQTAMTWVVQENTQPSASCLIPVKSSNNMVSKILKTLSDTKNVEVNSTNILPLSSSGSGGSQTKITPIKDNALVMYNGKVYLLTKRGLDVPTTQADKQAHSFSDTSLKKGSSKLIDSAAVNKIANKVVNLVLSRNEGAMVSQKDPNPGTNSNSSSQAGLRNELKSAPATLVTPSANQQDSGVNQERSLPFTKSISSGVTHAVGTQENGCQNGEEKIRSPRAARALLPQLEQECASSEDRQKIQCDKMDSPVKVIQIEHQEKPHWKQYLELRKKFGLSKEERVYLKRIPLRTSCKKPEERVGSSNSLERRNDSCSSSLLDVEIKQHRECVNEEKIIVDLEDNLTKKRKLKSSPLSNSGKRRKASVTSTTNLNSEGTSSDSVVVTSTASCTSVSSQQVVPTDFVLSSPGSDSEQSPYAQYSDVTDSSVPVIVSCEGSTSVLEGSFRDDAFLLTPPDLDETIRDERINRLKQLLKEREAALEEMRRKMQQS from the exons cATTGCAGGCTGTATGTACCGAGTAGTTCAGACGACGGGACCAGACGGAAAAAACCTTCTGAAATTAATTCCAATTTCTAAACCTACTGGAAGTTTTGTGCCAATAGTTCAGTCTTCAGCCACACCAAACAATTCTAAAGCGAATATTTCTAGTCCGGTCCATCTTACAGTTGAGACGCAGCTTGCCAATACTACTGCGCCTTCGTCTGTTAAGATACCCATTTTTCCATCTCCTAATTCTGGAAAGATCATTCTTACAAAGACATTAGACACACAGGAAAGTGTTAGGGCAGGttctgaaaaggaaagcttGGTTCCAAAGTCAGCTGCTGACAGCCAGAGTAGCTGTGTGTCCATGGATAGACTGTCTGTGCAGAGCATGGCTGTAACAAGTTCCTCCGACCAGCATCGCACTGCGTACATGTTGGTGAACTCAAAAAGCCTTCCCATTCCTGCGAAGTCTCCGGTGCTGCCCTCTGGCCACCACCTCCAGATACCGGCTGAAGCAGAGGTAAAATCTGTCCCAGCTTCTTTGTTACCGCCTGCAATACAGCAAAAAATACTCTCAGCTCCTGCAACAGATGTGTCTGGAGAAGCTGACAGTACAAAACCACCAACTGTTATTTATGTGTCGCCAGTGAACACAGTGAAAACAGTGTTTCCCAAGCGTTTTAAAGCCATTCGCCCCAAACCTGCCACGGAAACTTCAAACCCAGTAATGACAGCTACGCAAAGGGGGAATGGTTCTCCTGAGGCAGCAACCTCTGATGGTCAGCAGTGCCCGCAAACTGCGATGACATGGGTTGtgcaagaaaacacacagccaTCAGCATCTTGCCTGATTCCTGTGAAGTCATCGAATAATATGGTTTCCAAGATCCTGAAAACACTGTCAGACACGAAGAATGTAGAAGTTAACTCGACAAATATTTTGCCGCTCAGTTCTAGTGGTTCTGGTGGAAGCCAAACAAAAATCACACCTATTAAAGACAACGCTCTCGTCATGTACAACGGGAAAGTCTATTTGCTGACCAAAAGAGGCTTGGATGTTCCAACAACCCAGGCTGACAAACAAGCACATTCCTTTTCTGATACTTCACTTAAGAAGGGGTCATCCAAGCTCATTGATTCTGCTGCAGTCAATAAAATAGCCAATAAAGTAGTGAATCTGGTACTGTCAAGAAACGAAGGAGCGATGGTGTCTCAGAAAGATCCAAACCCAGGTACAAACTCTAACAGTTCTTCCCAAGCTGGCTtaagaaatgaattaaaatctgCACCTGCGACTCTGGTAACCCCAAGTGCTAATCAGCAGGATTCAGGTGTGAACCAGGAAAGGAGTTTGCCCTTCACCAAGAGCATTTCAAGTGGAGTGACCCATGCAGTAGGGACACAGGAAAACGGGTGCCAAAATGGCGAGGAAAAGATCCGTTCCCCCAGAGCAGCAAGGGCTCTTTTACCTCAGCTTGAGCAAGAGTGTGCTTCCAGTGAAGACAGGCAAAAG ATCCAATGTGACAAGATGGATTCACCAGTAAAGGTTATTCAAATTGAACACCAGGAGAAGCCGCATTGGAAACAATACTTGGAACTAAGGAAAAAATTTGGTCTCTCTAAGGAGGAGAGAGTGTACCTTAAGAGAATacctttgaggacctcctgtAAGAAACCAGAAGAAAGGGTTGGTTCCAGTAACAGCttggaaaggagaaatgatTCTTGCAGTTCATCATTATTAGATgtggaaataaaacagcatcGGGAATGTGTTAATGAGGAAAAG ATAATTGTGGATCTGGAAGACAATTtgactaagaaaagaaaattaaaatcctcaCCACTGTCAAACAGcggaaagagaaggaaagcttCTGTCACATCAACCACAAATCTGAATTCAGAAGGCACCAGCTCCGATTCTGTTGTAGTTACCAGCACTGCTTCATGTACCTCGGTCTCGTCACAGCAGGTTGTGCCCACAGACTTTGTGTTATCATCTCCAGGGAGTGACTCTGAGCAAAGCCCGTATGCTCAATACAGCGATGTTACAGACTCAAGTGTTCCAGTCATAGTGTCTTGTGAAGGTAGTACTTCGGTTCTGGAAGGTTCTTTCAGAGATGATGCTTTCCTTTTGACTCCCCCAGACCTGGATGAAACGATACGGGATGAAAGAATAAACCGGCTGAAACAGCTGttaaaagaaagggaagcagCGCTTGAGGAGATGCGtagaaaaatgcagcaaagctgA
- the LRIF1 gene encoding ligand-dependent nuclear receptor-interacting factor 1 isoform X2 gives MYRVVQTTGPDGKNLLKLIPISKPTGSFVPIVQSSATPNNSKANISSPVHLTVETQLANTTAPSSVKIPIFPSPNSGKIILTKTLDTQESVRAGSEKESLVPKSAADSQSSCVSMDRLSVQSMAVTSSSDQHRTAYMLVNSKSLPIPAKSPVLPSGHHLQIPAEAEVKSVPASLLPPAIQQKILSAPATDVSGEADSTKPPTVIYVSPVNTVKTVFPKRFKAIRPKPATETSNPVMTATQRGNGSPEAATSDGQQCPQTAMTWVVQENTQPSASCLIPVKSSNNMVSKILKTLSDTKNVEVNSTNILPLSSSGSGGSQTKITPIKDNALVMYNGKVYLLTKRGLDVPTTQADKQAHSFSDTSLKKGSSKLIDSAAVNKIANKVVNLVLSRNEGAMVSQKDPNPGTNSNSSSQAGLRNELKSAPATLVTPSANQQDSGVNQERSLPFTKSISSGVTHAVGTQENGCQNGEEKIRSPRAARALLPQLEQECASSEDRQKIQCDKMDSPVKVIQIEHQEKPHWKQYLELRKKFGLSKEERVYLKRIPLRTSCKKPEERVGSSNSLERRNDSCSSSLLDVEIKQHRECVNEEKIIVDLEDNLTKKRKLKSSPLSNSGKRRKASVTSTTNLNSEGTSSDSVVVTSTASCTSVSSQQVVPTDFVLSSPGSDSEQSPYAQYSDVTDSSVPVIVSCEGSTSVLEGSFRDDAFLLTPPDLDETIRDERINRLKQLLKEREAALEEMRRKMQQS, from the exons ATGTACCGAGTAGTTCAGACGACGGGACCAGACGGAAAAAACCTTCTGAAATTAATTCCAATTTCTAAACCTACTGGAAGTTTTGTGCCAATAGTTCAGTCTTCAGCCACACCAAACAATTCTAAAGCGAATATTTCTAGTCCGGTCCATCTTACAGTTGAGACGCAGCTTGCCAATACTACTGCGCCTTCGTCTGTTAAGATACCCATTTTTCCATCTCCTAATTCTGGAAAGATCATTCTTACAAAGACATTAGACACACAGGAAAGTGTTAGGGCAGGttctgaaaaggaaagcttGGTTCCAAAGTCAGCTGCTGACAGCCAGAGTAGCTGTGTGTCCATGGATAGACTGTCTGTGCAGAGCATGGCTGTAACAAGTTCCTCCGACCAGCATCGCACTGCGTACATGTTGGTGAACTCAAAAAGCCTTCCCATTCCTGCGAAGTCTCCGGTGCTGCCCTCTGGCCACCACCTCCAGATACCGGCTGAAGCAGAGGTAAAATCTGTCCCAGCTTCTTTGTTACCGCCTGCAATACAGCAAAAAATACTCTCAGCTCCTGCAACAGATGTGTCTGGAGAAGCTGACAGTACAAAACCACCAACTGTTATTTATGTGTCGCCAGTGAACACAGTGAAAACAGTGTTTCCCAAGCGTTTTAAAGCCATTCGCCCCAAACCTGCCACGGAAACTTCAAACCCAGTAATGACAGCTACGCAAAGGGGGAATGGTTCTCCTGAGGCAGCAACCTCTGATGGTCAGCAGTGCCCGCAAACTGCGATGACATGGGTTGtgcaagaaaacacacagccaTCAGCATCTTGCCTGATTCCTGTGAAGTCATCGAATAATATGGTTTCCAAGATCCTGAAAACACTGTCAGACACGAAGAATGTAGAAGTTAACTCGACAAATATTTTGCCGCTCAGTTCTAGTGGTTCTGGTGGAAGCCAAACAAAAATCACACCTATTAAAGACAACGCTCTCGTCATGTACAACGGGAAAGTCTATTTGCTGACCAAAAGAGGCTTGGATGTTCCAACAACCCAGGCTGACAAACAAGCACATTCCTTTTCTGATACTTCACTTAAGAAGGGGTCATCCAAGCTCATTGATTCTGCTGCAGTCAATAAAATAGCCAATAAAGTAGTGAATCTGGTACTGTCAAGAAACGAAGGAGCGATGGTGTCTCAGAAAGATCCAAACCCAGGTACAAACTCTAACAGTTCTTCCCAAGCTGGCTtaagaaatgaattaaaatctgCACCTGCGACTCTGGTAACCCCAAGTGCTAATCAGCAGGATTCAGGTGTGAACCAGGAAAGGAGTTTGCCCTTCACCAAGAGCATTTCAAGTGGAGTGACCCATGCAGTAGGGACACAGGAAAACGGGTGCCAAAATGGCGAGGAAAAGATCCGTTCCCCCAGAGCAGCAAGGGCTCTTTTACCTCAGCTTGAGCAAGAGTGTGCTTCCAGTGAAGACAGGCAAAAG ATCCAATGTGACAAGATGGATTCACCAGTAAAGGTTATTCAAATTGAACACCAGGAGAAGCCGCATTGGAAACAATACTTGGAACTAAGGAAAAAATTTGGTCTCTCTAAGGAGGAGAGAGTGTACCTTAAGAGAATacctttgaggacctcctgtAAGAAACCAGAAGAAAGGGTTGGTTCCAGTAACAGCttggaaaggagaaatgatTCTTGCAGTTCATCATTATTAGATgtggaaataaaacagcatcGGGAATGTGTTAATGAGGAAAAG ATAATTGTGGATCTGGAAGACAATTtgactaagaaaagaaaattaaaatcctcaCCACTGTCAAACAGcggaaagagaaggaaagcttCTGTCACATCAACCACAAATCTGAATTCAGAAGGCACCAGCTCCGATTCTGTTGTAGTTACCAGCACTGCTTCATGTACCTCGGTCTCGTCACAGCAGGTTGTGCCCACAGACTTTGTGTTATCATCTCCAGGGAGTGACTCTGAGCAAAGCCCGTATGCTCAATACAGCGATGTTACAGACTCAAGTGTTCCAGTCATAGTGTCTTGTGAAGGTAGTACTTCGGTTCTGGAAGGTTCTTTCAGAGATGATGCTTTCCTTTTGACTCCCCCAGACCTGGATGAAACGATACGGGATGAAAGAATAAACCGGCTGAAACAGCTGttaaaagaaagggaagcagCGCTTGAGGAGATGCGtagaaaaatgcagcaaagctgA